From one Culex quinquefasciatus strain JHB chromosome 3, VPISU_Cqui_1.0_pri_paternal, whole genome shotgun sequence genomic stretch:
- the LOC6050661 gene encoding inhibitor of growth protein 1 homolog — protein MINQVTVEALHSANYVENYLDSVENLPDDVQRHLSRIREIDVLYRNHLRDVSIYYEQWNGANGTGAVVNGGGGGAGSDSSSTDQLSQATKRAIVRMQQGLIAAQELGDEKLQIVQHLQDLIDHKTRTLDQDFKNLGSDFFSRLDYGREEKMSVEQQQQQQKEIRTASPACSPNNNSASNVSAIASPSAAFAASSSTGNGPSGVGSGGNGGGDSSSVGGASGGYSSGGGNANGNNGGGSGGNGSGAAGSGVGGGSASSGNGNGGTERGSKRARRTRNEQTGGSANNGSSTPNSTSGAMEVDPIDTSNIKQEDVVGQAASGGNGGGGTPGSGGAGAGKATSSGSGSAAGGNGGGAGGSGSGAAGSSGQSTGGGAGGQGKRAQRRPVAKEEAKDRRAGTGPEAREDTPPPEETIDPDEPTYCLCDQISFGEMILCDNDLCPIEWFHFSCVALMSKPKGKWFCPNCRGDRPNVMKPKAQFLKELERYNKEKEEKT, from the exons ATGATCAACCAGGTTACGGTGGAAGCGTTGCACTCGGCCAACTACGTGGAAAATTATCTGGACTCGGTGGAGAACCTGCCGGACGATGTGCAGCGGCACCTGTCCCGCATCCGGGAGATTGACGTGCTGTACCGGAACCATCTGCGTGACGTGAGCATCTACTACGAGCAGTGGAACGGGGCGAACGGGACGGGAGCGGTGGtgaatggtggtggtggtggcgccgGAAGTGACTCGTCGTCGACGGACCAGCTGAGTCAGGCGACGAAGCGTGCCATCGTGCGGATGCAGCAGGGCCTGATTGCGGCCCAGGAGCTGGGGGATGAAAAGTTGCAGATTGTGCAGCACCTGCAGGATCTGATTGACCACAAGACGCGCACGCTGGACCAGGACTTTAAGAATCTGGGCAGTGATTTCTTCTCGCGGTTGGACTACGGTCGGGAGGAGAAGATGTCGgttgagcagcagcagcagcagcagaaggagaTCCGGACGGCAAGTCCGGCTTGTTCTCCGAACAACAACAGCGCTAGTAACGTGAGCGCCATTGCGTCTCCGTCGGCCGCGTTTGCGGCGTCGTCGTCCACCGGGAACGGTCCGAGTGGGGTGGGTTCGGGGGGAAATGGTGGTGGTGATAGCTCTTCCGTGGGTGGTGCTTCCGGAGGGTATTCGTCGGGTGGGGGGAATGCAAACGGGAACAATGGGGGAGGATCCGGCGGAAATGGTTCCGGAGCGGCTGGGAGTGGAGTTGGAGGAGGAAGCGCGAGCAGTGGCAACGGGAATGGTGGGACTGAGCGGGGATCGAAGCGTGCCCGGCGAACGCGGAACGAACAGACCGGGGGAAGCGCGAACAACGGATCGAGCACACCGAACTCCACTTCCGGCGCGATGGAGGTTGACCCGATCGACACGAGCAATATCAAGCAGGAGGACGTTGTGGGCCAGGCTGCGTCCGGTGGAAATGGCGGCGGAGGAACTCCTGGGAGCGGTGGAGCGGGCGCTGGAAAGGCGACGAGTTCGGGAAGCGGTTCAGCAGCAGGAGGAAATGGTGGTGGCGCTGGGGGAAGCGGAAGTGGCGCAGCTGGCAGCAGTGGACAGTCCACCGGTGGTGGTGCCGGAGGTCAGGGCAAAAGGGCGCAGCGGCGGCCGGTGGCAAAAGAAGAAGCGAAAGACCGGCGGGCGGGGACAGGCCCGGAAGCACGCGAGGACACTCCGCCACCCGAGGAAACCATCGATCCGGACGAGCCAACGTACTGTCTGTGTGATCAG atcTCCTTCGGCGAGATGATCCTCTGTGATAACGATCTGTGCCCGATCGAGTGGTTCCACTTTAGCTGCGTGGCGCTCATGTCCAAGCCGAAGGGCAAGTGGTTCTGTCCCAACTGCCGCGGCGACCGGCCCAACGTGATGAAACCGAAGGCCCAGTTCCTGAAGGAGCTCGAGCGGTACAACAAGGAAAAGGAGGAGAAGACCTAA
- the LOC119770689 gene encoding uncharacterized protein LOC119770689 yields MMMVATYTCDRLTPGIYGHLEVKKAQLFLLVGLSMPARHETSTHGTPSSRTSNCQPLCLPIRLLLAHSRQSGPHVADPRVQRTVQAQSAGHPAGTVRVHCQRLGGPPSVGNIQGLAEPNRVEKTNYTQNTSDKIFPLTRELVGASETVKISDVKKRCTTKLGQEDACIEE; encoded by the exons ATGATGATGGTGGCCACTTATACATGTGACCGTTTGACGCCGGGGATTTATGGCCATTTGGAAGTGAAGAAGGCGCAGCTGTTTCTGCTGGTTGGTCTATCGATGCCCGCACGGCACGAAACATCAACTCACGGCACACCGTCTAGCAGAACATCCAACTGCCAGCCGCTTTGCTTGCCCATTCGACTTTTGCTTGCTCATTCTAGACAATCCGGACCGCATGTCGCTGATCCGCGGGTACAACGCACTGTGCAAGCGCAAAGTGCCGGTCATCCCGCCGGAACTGTCCGAGTACATTGTCAACGCTTAGGAGGCCCTCCATCTGTTGGAAATATTCAAGGACTCGCTGAACCAAACCGAGTAGAAAAGACCAATTA CACCCAAAACACGTCGGACAAGATCTTTCCGCTGACGCGGGAGTTGGTCGGTGCGAGCGAAACGGTCAAGATCTCAGACGTGAAGAAGCGCTGCACGACCAAGCTGGGCCAGGAGGACGCCTGCATCGAGGAGTAA
- the LOC119768923 gene encoding uncharacterized protein LOC119768923: MAEESRTKYKHGRSNAAKRVDATRWLQLSQQNRETVRKSEEEINTKKEWLAIGRKFVDIEEEVHETKSSFTANEVAQKSGLCEVNFVRVGWTITSTRIKHSYGLQTVWPGQNRTVQTEPTCQDHRFGTKNNKLKSQQSPVRSLLLG, from the exons ACACGGTCGCAGCAACGCCGCAAAACGCGTCGACGCGACGCGTTGGCTACAACTGTCACAACAAAACAGAGAGACAGTGAGAAAGAGCGAGGAGGAAATAAACACGAAGAAAGAGTGGTTAGCGATAGGGAGAAAGTTTGTTGACATCGAAGAAGAAGTTCACGAAACAAAGTCGAGTTTTACTGCGAACGAAGTTGCGCAGAAAAGTGGTTTGTGCGAGGTGAATTTTGTGCGCGTAGGTTGGACGATCACAAGTACACGGATAAAACACTCG TACGGACTTCAGACCGTTTGGCCAGGACAGAACAGGACAGTACAGACGGAACCGACGTGCCAGGATCACAG ATTTGGCACGAAGAACAACAAGTTAAAATCTCAGCAGAGCCCGGTGCGGTCATTGCTGCTGGGGTGA